A stretch of Vulpes vulpes isolate BD-2025 chromosome 4, VulVul3, whole genome shotgun sequence DNA encodes these proteins:
- the LRIT2 gene encoding leucine-rich repeat, immunoglobulin-like domain and transmembrane domain-containing protein 2 codes for MASVSHYFLLVLVFLDSNAAQPSCQPGCTCSEDSFGRTLQCMSISLGKIPRNLLEELKQLRIENSPLYELPRGSFINMSTLEHLWLNFNNITVIHLGALEHLSELKELRLEGNKLRSVPWTAFQATPLLRVLDLKHNRIDALPELALQFLVNLTYLDLSSNRLTVVSKSVFLNWLAYRKQRQPGCGAKTVPILVLALHNNPWLCDCRLRGFVQFVNSISIPVILVNSYLMCQRPLSKAGQLFHKTELSACRKPQISTPSASVTVQMGHNVTLRCLAQASPSPTIAWTYPLSMWREFDGKALSLSLHPVLTSSAAEDTALSELVIPAAHLVDRGNYTCVASNSMGRSALVIALHVQPTRAPAPARAPPLPSEGEAYIDLRVVRQTVHGILLEWFVVADGPRDPWFTLYIASDATLRPEVVHIGPGVNTYGLEDLQPSTKYEACLSLEGQPARRGRCVVFVTGRAQGELAARERLLHVAVVLSAALLALPVGAYVWAAQAHCRCRPGGLRCCPRRRRGPRCPRAVPQLGDCSYVGHRAPRGDGPGCRDTEGEAHRGGEQDWA; via the exons ATGGCTTCAGTTTCTCACTATTTCCTGCTAGTCCTGGTCTTTCTGGATTCAAATGCCGCTCAGCCATCCTGTCAGCCAGGATGTACCTGCTCAGAGGACAGTTTCGGCAG GACTCTGCAGTGTATGTCTATCTCTTTGGGAAAGATCCCAAGGAACCTTCTTGAAGAGTTAAAGCAGTTGAGGATTGAAAATTCGCCCTTATATGAACTACCTCGAGGGTCCTTCATCAACATGAGCACTTTGGAACACCTTTGGCTTAATTTTAACAACATCACTGTGATAcacctgggagccctggagcaCCTGTCAGAACTAAAAGAGCTGAGACTGGAGGGGAACAAGCTCCGCTCAGTACCATGGACAGCATTCCAAGCCACCCCTCTTCTGAGGGTGTTGGATCTCAAGCACAACAGGATTGATGCACTTCCCGAGCTAGCGCTTCAGTTCTTGGTCAACCTGACCTACCTTGACCTATCCTCCAATAGGCTTACGGTTGTGTCCAAGAGTGTCTTCTTGAACTGGCTGGCCTACCGGAAACAACGGCAGCCTGGCTGTGGAGCCAAGACTGTCCCCATCCTGGTGCTGGCACTGCACAACAATCCCTGGCTATGTGACTGTCGCCTGAGGGGATTTGTCCAATTTGTGAATTCCATCAGCATCCCGGTCATCCTGGTGAATTCCTACCTGATGTGCCAACGCCCTCTCTCCAAGGCTGGGCAGCTTTTTCACAAAACTGAGCTCAGTGCTTGTAGGAAGCCGCAGATCTCAACCCCCAGTGCCAGTGTCACCGTCCAGATGGGACATAATGTGACCCTGAGATGTCTGGCACAGGCCAGCCCTTCACCAACCATTGCATGGACTTATCCCCTGAGCATGTGGAGGGAATTTGATGGTAA AGCCCTTTCGCTCTCTCTCCACCCAGTGTTGACTTCGTCGGCTGCAGAAGACACTGCCCTGTCCGAACTGGTCATACCTGCAGCCCACCTGGTGGACAGAGGCAATTACACCTGTGTGGCCTCCAACTCTATGGGCCGGAGCGCGCTGGTCATCGCCCTCCACGTGCAGCCCAccagggccccggcccctgcccgcgCCCCTCCTTTGCCCTCGGAGGGCGAGGCCTACATCGACCTGCGGGTGGTCAGGCAGACGGTGCACGGGATTTTGCTGGAGTGGTTTGTGGTGGCTGACGGCCCCCGGGACCCGTGGTTCACCCTCTACATCGCGTCCGATGCAACGCTCAGGCCCGAGGTGGTGCACATCGGCCCTGGGGTGAACACGTACGGGCTGGAGGACCTGCAGCCCAGCACAAAGTACGAGGCGTGCCTCAGCCTGGAGGGCCAGCCCGCCCGCAGGGGCCGCTGTGTGGTCTTCGTGACGGGCCGGGCGCAGGGCGAGCTGGCCGCGCGGGAGCGCCTCCTGCACGTGGCCGTGGTGCTGAGCGCCGCGCTGCTCGCCCTGCCCGTGGGCGCCTACGTGTGGGCCGCCCAGGCTCACTGCCGCTGCCGGCCTGGGGGGCTGCGCTGCTGTCCCCGGCGCAGGAGGGGCCCCCGCTGTCCCCGGGCTGTGCCCCAGCTCGGGGACTGCTCCTACGTGGGCCACAGAGCCCCCCGTGGGGACGGCCCGGGCTGCAGAGACACCGAGGGCGAGGCGCACAGAGGCGGAGAGCAGGACTGGGCCTGA